A genomic segment from Limisphaerales bacterium encodes:
- a CDS encoding PSD1 domain-containing protein, which yields MMDWRIIGVIWLAGLGGLAAAPLDFARDIRPVLSDACYNCHGPDAKARKAKLRLDDRAAALESGVFDEGEMLKRLTSTDPDLQMPPPDFNRVLRPADRAKLVQWLKAGADWPEDDRHWAFVPPKRPTVPKAENPAWGHNPIDAFVLARLEAAQRQPSPPADKATLLRRVSFDLTGLPPTITELDAFLKDNSPQAYEKAVDGLLASARYGEHMALGWMEASRYADTDGYQNDRLRYMWVWRDWLIKALNDNVPFDRFVTEQMAGDLLPDRNFFTQVATGFNRNHRINSEGGSIPDEWIVEYVADRVETMGTMFLGLTLTCSRCHDHKYDPIAQKDFYRLFAFFNNIDEAGLGPNNGNSPPFIKVPKSWPDLTEAEAKFVTPDPVKIKVVQTSVPRPQPGAPDTVMVLHERDQPRLTYLLNRGMYDQPDKTEKLQPATPPVLGAWNAKWPRTRLGLAQWLMDPTHPLTARVTVNRMWQHYFGLGLVKTSENFGVQGEHPSHPELLDWLATEFIRRRWDVKAMHKLIVTSATYRQASAVPDARDPENRLLARGPRKRLTPYAIRDAALFTSGLLNGQIGGPSVKPYMPPGIWRSISNASYKQDKGDKLYRRGMYTYWRRTVPPPTMMAFNAAAREVCIVRTDLTTTPLQALTLMNNKTFVEAARFLAERMLQQDATPQERIAWAFRAVVSRPPTAGELKLLEADLAFYEKDFAAQPAEATKLLKVGEKPADAKLPPAQLAAYALVANTILNLDEAITQN from the coding sequence ATGATGGATTGGCGCATTATTGGGGTGATTTGGCTGGCGGGACTGGGAGGTCTGGCGGCGGCTCCATTGGATTTCGCACGGGACATTCGGCCGGTGTTGTCCGATGCGTGTTACAACTGCCACGGGCCCGATGCCAAGGCGCGCAAGGCGAAGCTGCGGTTGGATGACCGCGCGGCTGCGCTGGAGTCAGGCGTGTTCGATGAGGGCGAAATGCTCAAGCGACTGACGAGCACCGATCCGGATTTGCAAATGCCGCCGCCGGATTTCAACCGCGTATTGCGCCCGGCCGATCGCGCCAAACTGGTGCAGTGGCTGAAGGCCGGGGCCGATTGGCCGGAGGACGACCGGCATTGGGCGTTTGTGCCGCCGAAGCGGCCGACGGTGCCGAAGGCGGAAAACCCTGCGTGGGGACACAACCCAATCGATGCCTTTGTGTTGGCGCGACTGGAGGCAGCCCAACGGCAGCCCTCGCCGCCCGCGGATAAGGCGACGCTGCTGCGCCGGGTGAGCTTCGACCTGACCGGGTTGCCGCCGACGATTACGGAGTTGGACGCGTTTCTGAAAGACAACTCGCCGCAGGCTTATGAAAAAGCCGTGGACGGGCTGCTGGCTTCGGCGCGCTATGGCGAGCACATGGCGCTGGGCTGGATGGAGGCTTCGCGGTATGCCGATACCGACGGCTACCAAAATGATCGCCTGCGCTACATGTGGGTCTGGCGCGATTGGTTGATCAAGGCGCTCAACGACAATGTGCCGTTTGATCGGTTTGTGACGGAGCAGATGGCGGGTGACCTGTTGCCGGACCGAAATTTTTTCACGCAAGTGGCCACGGGCTTTAATCGCAACCATCGCATCAACTCCGAGGGCGGCTCGATTCCGGACGAGTGGATTGTGGAATACGTGGCCGATCGCGTGGAGACAATGGGCACGATGTTCCTCGGCCTCACGCTCACCTGCTCGCGCTGCCACGATCATAAATACGATCCGATTGCGCAGAAGGATTTTTACCGGCTGTTCGCATTCTTCAATAACATCGACGAAGCCGGGCTTGGACCGAACAACGGCAATAGCCCGCCGTTCATCAAGGTCCCCAAGAGCTGGCCGGATTTGACGGAGGCCGAGGCGAAATTCGTCACGCCCGATCCGGTGAAAATCAAGGTGGTGCAAACCTCCGTGCCGCGGCCGCAACCCGGCGCGCCGGATACCGTGATGGTCCTGCACGAACGGGACCAGCCGCGCCTGACGTATTTGTTGAACCGCGGCATGTACGATCAACCGGACAAGACCGAGAAACTCCAGCCCGCCACGCCGCCCGTGCTCGGCGCGTGGAACGCCAAGTGGCCGCGCACGCGCCTCGGCCTGGCGCAATGGCTGATGGATCCGACGCACCCGCTCACCGCGCGCGTCACCGTCAACCGTATGTGGCAGCATTACTTTGGCCTCGGCTTGGTGAAGACCAGTGAAAATTTCGGTGTGCAAGGCGAGCACCCGAGTCATCCCGAATTGCTCGATTGGTTGGCCACCGAGTTCATTCGCCGGCGATGGGACGTGAAAGCAATGCACAAACTCATCGTCACCAGCGCGACTTATCGGCAAGCCAGCGCTGTTCCCGATGCGCGCGATCCGGAAAACCGTCTGCTCGCCCGCGGCCCGCGCAAGCGCCTCACGCCGTACGCCATTCGGGATGCCGCGCTCTTCACGAGCGGTTTGTTGAATGGCCAAATCGGCGGCCCCTCGGTGAAGCCCTACATGCCGCCGGGCATTTGGCGCAGTATCTCCAACGCCAGCTACAAACAGGACAAAGGCGACAAGCTGTATCGGCGCGGGATGTACACCTACTGGCGTCGCACCGTGCCGCCGCCTACGATGATGGCCTTCAACGCCGCCGCGCGCGAGGTGTGCATCGTGCGCACGGACCTCACGACCACGCCGTTGCAGGCGTTGACCTTGATGAACAATAAAACGTTCGTGGAAGCCGCGCGGTTTCTGGCTGAGCGGATGTTGCAGCAGGACGCCACGCCGCAGGAGCGCATCGCGTGGGCCTTCCGCGCGGTGGTCAGTCGGCCGCCCACGGCGGGCGAGTTGAAATTGCTCGAGGCGGATCTGGCGTTCTACGAAAAGGATTTTGCCGCGCAACCGGCTGAGGCTACCAAGCTGTTAAAGGTCGGCGAAAAACCCGCCGACGCCAAACTGCCGCCCGCCCAACTCGCCGCCTACGCGCTGGTAGCCAACACCATTCTTAACCTCGACGAAGCGATCACGCAGAATTGA
- a CDS encoding DUF1501 domain-containing protein, with the protein MNLLNEILTQQTRRTFLERGTLGLGAMALGSLLNARNVATEHRNRIGGLQDLPHFAPKVKRVIYLFQSGGPAQMDLFDYKPHLAARHGEEVPESIYPAERKTTMTAGQKSFPCAPSTLNFARHGQSGTWVSEPQQHVAKLADDLCVIKSMHTEAINHDPAATLFQTGSVIPGRPSLGAWVSYGLGSENANLPAFVAMTSNGRAKAGQPLYDRLWSAGFLPGRFQGVKFRGQGDPILDLYNPAGVTRTQRRRMLDALNQLNREQAGRFNDPAIATRIAQYELAYRMQMSVPELIDLKSEPQHIREMYGPDVATPGRYAYNCLLARRLAERGVRFIQLYHRGWDAHGNTPKQVGVQCGDTDQPTAALLRDLKQRGMLDDTLVVWGGEFGRTIYCQGKLTKTTYGRDHHPNCFTYWLAGGGVRGGITYGETDDYSVNVAENPVHVHDLQATILHQLGIDHERLTYRHQGRHFRLTDVFGKVVKDILS; encoded by the coding sequence ATGAACCTGTTGAACGAAATCCTGACGCAACAAACTCGCCGCACCTTTCTGGAGCGCGGCACGCTGGGGCTGGGTGCGATGGCGTTGGGATCGCTGCTCAACGCGCGCAACGTGGCCACCGAACATCGCAACCGCATTGGAGGCCTGCAGGATCTGCCGCATTTCGCGCCCAAGGTGAAGCGCGTGATTTATCTCTTTCAGTCCGGGGGGCCGGCTCAGATGGATCTCTTCGATTACAAACCGCACCTCGCCGCGCGACATGGTGAGGAAGTGCCCGAGTCCATTTACCCCGCCGAACGCAAGACCACGATGACGGCTGGGCAGAAATCGTTTCCCTGCGCGCCGAGCACCTTGAACTTTGCGCGGCATGGCCAGTCCGGCACGTGGGTGAGTGAGCCGCAACAGCACGTGGCCAAGCTCGCCGATGACCTGTGCGTGATTAAGAGCATGCACACCGAGGCGATCAATCACGATCCCGCCGCGACCTTGTTCCAGACCGGCTCCGTCATCCCCGGCCGCCCCAGCTTGGGCGCGTGGGTGAGCTACGGGCTCGGCAGCGAGAACGCCAATCTGCCGGCGTTTGTGGCCATGACCTCCAACGGCCGCGCCAAGGCTGGGCAACCGCTGTACGATCGCCTGTGGAGTGCGGGCTTCTTGCCCGGCCGTTTTCAGGGCGTGAAATTCCGCGGGCAGGGCGATCCGATTTTGGACCTATACAACCCCGCCGGCGTCACGCGCACCCAGCGTCGCCGGATGCTCGATGCGTTGAACCAGCTCAACCGCGAACAAGCCGGCCGCTTCAACGATCCCGCGATCGCCACCCGTATTGCGCAGTACGAACTCGCCTACCGCATGCAGATGAGTGTGCCTGAGCTGATCGACCTGAAAAGCGAGCCGCAACACATCCGCGAAATGTACGGTCCCGATGTCGCCACCCCCGGCCGCTACGCCTACAACTGTCTGCTCGCCCGCCGCTTGGCCGAGCGGGGGGTGCGGTTCATTCAGCTCTATCACCGCGGCTGGGACGCCCACGGCAACACGCCCAAACAGGTCGGCGTGCAATGTGGCGACACCGATCAGCCCACCGCCGCACTCCTGCGCGATCTCAAGCAACGCGGCATGCTCGACGACACCCTCGTCGTTTGGGGCGGAGAATTTGGCCGCACCATTTACTGCCAGGGCAAGCTCACCAAGACCACCTACGGCCGCGACCATCATCCCAACTGCTTCACCTATTGGCTCGCCGGCGGCGGCGTGCGCGGCGGCATCACCTATGGCGAGACCGACGACTACAGCGTCAACGTCGCCGAGAACCCCGTCCACGTCCACGACCTGCAGGCCACCATCCTCCATCAACTCGGCATCGACCACGAACGCCTCACCTACCGCCACCAAGGCCGCCACTTCCGCCTCACCGATGTGTTCGGAAAAGTGGTGAAGGATATTTTGAGTTAA
- a CDS encoding PIN domain-containing protein — MMKALLDTGVWLRRYHGLPMRPALRRFLDQEITEFHLCPLSVAEITFKWRRGRLKGVPNPKQWVPHALENFVLENPSAAAAQQAGQWDWDHGDLVDRVLAAIANEQNLLLVHTDTVLKKLDGFPQKYFPNVSDSK; from the coding sequence ATGATGAAGGCGCTGCTTGATACGGGCGTGTGGTTGCGGCGTTATCACGGCTTGCCGATGCGGCCGGCGTTGCGGCGGTTCTTGGATCAGGAAATCACGGAGTTCCATCTTTGCCCGTTGAGCGTGGCGGAAATCACTTTCAAGTGGCGGCGTGGGCGACTGAAAGGTGTGCCCAATCCGAAACAATGGGTGCCACACGCGCTGGAGAATTTTGTGCTGGAGAATCCCTCCGCCGCCGCCGCGCAACAGGCGGGGCAATGGGACTGGGATCATGGAGACCTCGTCGACCGCGTGCTGGCGGCCATCGCGAATGAGCAGAATTTGCTGCTCGTGCACACGGACACCGTCCTCAAAAAACTCGATGGGTTTCCCCAGAAATATTTTCCGAATGTTTCGGATTCCAAATGA